A genomic stretch from Theobroma cacao cultivar B97-61/B2 chromosome 4, Criollo_cocoa_genome_V2, whole genome shotgun sequence includes:
- the LOC18602784 gene encoding 9-cis-epoxycarotenoid dioxygenase NCED6, chloroplastic → MQASVHLFTTTPPTPKHQNLFQAQYPSFTCKILINPSKKITPRNPSPLFPPPPSRSPLYPEVEPIVKPERVLVPHEANYPVHLNPLQKLAALALDQIETSVIKPLEKNHDLPKTVDPAVQISGNFAPVQECSVQHGLEVVGQIPACLRGVYVRNGANPMFAPSGGHHLFDGDGMIHAVSLGRGNEASYSCRYTRTSRLMQEARLGRSIFPKPIGELHGHLGLARLALFMARAGVGLVDGSHGTGVANAGLVYFNGRLLAMSEDDLPYHVKINADADLETMGRFNFDDQIDCPLIAHPKVDPVTGEFHTLNYNVLKKPYLKYFKFDKFGKKSRDLHVSIEQATMIHDFAITENFVVIPDHQVVFKLSEMIRGGSPVLYDKKKTSRFGILQQNDVDGSNIQWIDVPNCFCFHLWNAWEEHSDNGHKIIVVIGSCMSPPDSVFNESKDPFRSELSEIRLNLRTGESTQRVVISGTNLEAGQVNRQYQGRKTRFVYLAIAEPWPKCSGITKVDLETGEVTKFMYGACRFGGEPFFVPEKKQKHGGNIANEAEDEGYIMGFVRDEKKEISELVIVKALSMEQVAAIRLPTRVPYGFHGTFVSEEELSRQVM, encoded by the coding sequence ATGCAAGCCTCCGTTCACTTGTTCACCACCACTCCACCAACCCCAAAGCATCAAAATCTCTTTCAAGCTCAATACCCATCATTTACATGCAAAATTCTTATTAATCCTTCCAAAAAAATAACTCCTCGAAATCCATCACCGTTGTTTCCACCACCACCATCACGGTCACCTTTGTATCCTGAGGTTGAACCTATTGTCAAGCCTGAACGTGTCTTGGTTCCACATGAAGCAAACTACCCGGTTCACTTGAACCCATTGCAAAAGTTAGCAGCGTTAGCGTTGGACCAAATTGAGACTTCAGTGATCAAGCCACTAGAAAAAAACCATGACTTGCCTAAGACGGTTGACCCAGCGGTTCAAATATCAGGCAACTTTGCGCCGGTTCAAGAGTGTTCAGTTCAGCACGGGTTGGAAGTGGTGGGCCAGATTCCAGCTTGCCTACGTGGCGTCTATGTCCGAAACGGTGCCAATCCTATGTTTGCACCCTCAGGTGGACACCATTTGTTTGACGGTGATGGGATGATCCATGCCGTTAGCTTGGGGCGTGGGAATGAAGCTAGTTACAGCTGTAGATATACTCGTACCAGCCGGCTCATGCAAGAAGCCAGGTTGGGTCGGTCTATATTTCCTAAACCAATTGGTGAGCTGCATGGGCACTTGGGTTTGGCTCGGTTAGCTTTGTTCATGGCTCGAGCTGGTGTTGGACTGGTTGATGGTTCACATGGCACGGGAGTGGCAAATGCCGGGCTTGTTTACTTCAATGGTCGATTGTTAGCCATGTCCGAAGATGATCTTCCTTATCATGTTAAAATCAATGCTGATGCTGATCTTGAAACTATGGGACGGTTCAATTTTGATGATCAAATTGATTGTCCATTGATTGCTCACCCCAAAGTAGATCCTGTTACAGGTGAGTTTCACACTCTCAATTACAACGTTTTAAAAAAACCTTACTTGAAATATTTCAAGTTCGATAAATTCGGGAAAAAGTCACGTGACTTGCACGTGAGCATAGAGCAGGCAACAATGATACATGACTTTGCTATAACAGAGAATTTTGTAGTGATCCCGGATCATCAAGTGGTATTCAAGTTATCCGAAATGATTCGGGGCGGGTCACCCGTTCTATATGACAAAAAGAAGACATCTCGATTTGGAATTTTGCAACAAAATGACGTTGATGGATCAAATATCCAATGGATTGACGTACCGAATTGCTTCTGTTTCCATTTATGGAATGCATGGGAAGAACATTCTGATAATGGTCATAAAATCATCGTCGTTATCGGATCCTGCATGAGCCCGCCCGACTCTGTTTTCAACGAGTCCAAAGACCCGTTCCGAAGTGAACTATCCGAAATCCGGTTGAACTTAAGAACAGGAGAGTCCACACAAAGGGTTGTTATATCAGGCACGAACTTGGAAGCAGGGCAAGTGAACCGGCAATATCAGGGTCGGAAGACCCGGTTCGTGTACCTGGCAATAGCAGAGCCATGGCCAAAGTGTTCTGGTATTACTAAAGTCGATTTGGAGACAGGAGAAGTTACCAAGTTCATGTACGGTGCATGCCGTTTTGGGGGTGAGCCATTTTTTGTGCCTGAAAAGAAGCAGAAACATGGAGGCAATATTGCTAATGAAGCTGAAGATGAAGGATACATAATGGGGTTTGTGAGAGATGAGAAGAAGGAGATTTCTGAGCTGGTGATAGTGAAAGCTTTGAGCATGGAGCAAGTGGCTGCAATAAGGCTGCCCACAAGGGTTCCATACGGGTTTCATGGCACGTTTGTCAGTGAGGAAGAGCTCAGCCGACAAGTCATGTGA